Proteins co-encoded in one Deinococcus detaillensis genomic window:
- a CDS encoding polysaccharide deacetylase family protein produces the protein MKRRTRAILGGAAGLAAYYGLPYLLVQVVGLGLVREGRRSHYDLALTFDDGPDPSTTPAVLNALAAVGARATFFVVVDKAEAHPDLIARMLSAGHQVELHAVKHRHTWLRSPWGALLEPRRGAARLSKVLGHPVRYHRPPHGAYTLATVLGQRWAGLTGAHWSVESRDWHPDFSAQAVRGRVLSRSRPGAVTVMHDAGPGAAKTVVALPALLSELQARGYTFHPLSTLPGLAPLGRAGLLRRISGITDLIFDRLSHIEPVTQRADNAFRVGVTRLPFGPITLRTGQVIEKGAKVLDLHVRSDHMVDFGVKRGMRRATAWDLPWLADEITRRPDWKDAQGIYTLGTLTSLAAMFGFETYDLPSAEAQRLTRWANWLRRAYGTQEEANSARLSIIGMDAFLARYLGRGKDQAEGGPAPASRL, from the coding sequence GTGAAGCGCCGCACGCGGGCTATTCTCGGCGGCGCGGCGGGTTTGGCGGCTTATTACGGCCTGCCTTATCTGCTGGTGCAGGTTGTGGGCCTCGGGTTGGTCAGGGAGGGACGCCGCAGCCATTACGACCTCGCCCTGACTTTCGACGACGGCCCCGACCCTAGTACCACCCCCGCTGTGCTGAACGCGCTGGCGGCAGTCGGCGCACGCGCTACTTTTTTTGTGGTGGTGGACAAGGCCGAAGCCCACCCCGATTTGATCGCCCGAATGCTCTCGGCAGGTCACCAAGTCGAACTGCACGCCGTCAAGCACCGCCACACTTGGCTGCGGAGTCCTTGGGGAGCGCTTCTGGAACCCCGGCGCGGCGCGGCGCGGCTCTCAAAGGTGCTGGGCCATCCGGTGCGTTACCACCGCCCACCGCACGGCGCTTATACCCTCGCCACGGTGCTGGGTCAGCGCTGGGCTGGGCTCACCGGCGCACATTGGAGCGTGGAGTCCCGCGATTGGCACCCTGACTTTTCGGCGCAGGCGGTGCGCGGGCGGGTGTTGTCGCGCTCACGTCCCGGCGCGGTCACTGTGATGCACGACGCTGGCCCCGGCGCGGCCAAGACGGTGGTGGCGTTGCCGGCGTTGCTCAGCGAGTTGCAGGCGCGTGGCTACACCTTTCACCCCTTGTCCACTTTACCGGGCCTCGCGCCGCTGGGCCGCGCCGGGTTGCTTCGCCGCATCTCTGGCATCACCGATTTGATTTTTGACCGTCTCAGCCACATCGAGCCGGTGACTCAGCGGGCCGACAACGCTTTTCGGGTGGGGGTGACACGCCTCCCGTTCGGGCCCATTACCTTGAGAACGGGTCAGGTCATCGAAAAGGGCGCAAAAGTGCTGGACTTGCACGTCCGCAGCGATCATATGGTGGATTTCGGCGTCAAACGTGGGATGCGGCGGGCGACGGCGTGGGATTTGCCCTGGCTGGCTGACGAAATTACGCGCCGCCCCGATTGGAAAGACGCGCAGGGCATTTACACGCTTGGCACATTGACCTCGCTGGCCGCCATGTTCGGCTTCGAAACCTACGACTTGCCGTCTGCGGAGGCCCAGCGCCTGACCCGCTGGGCCAACTGGCTGCGCCGCGCCTACGGCACGCAAGAAGAAGCGAACAGCGCTCGCCTGAGCATCATCGGCATGGACGCTTTTTTGGCGCGGTATTTGGGCAGAGGCAAAGACCAGGCCGAGGGCGGGCCCGCGCCTGCGAGTCGGCTTTAA
- a CDS encoding MGDG synthase family glycosyltransferase → MRALILSASFGSGHHQANAAVGEALRTLLPSTEARQTDFLRHLRGYERQIVLGTYLAWLRHSPESYRWYYRFTDRETEPKTIRDTYKWMGREGLRRELQSYQPEVVVSSYPTPAAVAGHLREREGFDFLNVLVVTDYRVHQHWVRPEADLLLVPTAETGRQMVERGIPEERVVVTGIPIHPRYRELIGADQTALRLKHGLKPDVPLLLMSGGGQATYRSLEKVISQLGLLGRPVQVLVLGGNGASGEVAVEQRGQASVYRLGFTNAFAELLAASDLVVGKAGGLTVAEATTLGVPMIIYDPIPGQEEYNADYLVRGDAAMWCKSLAEVRPAVIRALESTEHARLSAGALRLSVPDAADRAAQAILTAFAERQKR, encoded by the coding sequence ATGCGGGCGCTGATTCTCTCGGCCTCGTTTGGCAGCGGCCACCACCAAGCCAACGCGGCGGTGGGCGAGGCGCTGCGTACCCTGCTGCCCAGCACCGAAGCCCGCCAAACCGACTTTTTGCGTCACCTGCGTGGTTATGAGCGCCAGATCGTGCTGGGCACTTACCTGGCTTGGCTGCGCCACAGCCCCGAGAGCTACCGCTGGTATTACCGCTTCACCGACCGAGAAACGGAGCCGAAAACCATCCGCGACACCTACAAATGGATGGGCCGAGAGGGGCTCCGGCGCGAGTTGCAAAGTTACCAGCCAGAGGTGGTCGTCAGCTCCTACCCGACTCCGGCGGCGGTGGCGGGGCACCTGCGTGAGCGCGAGGGCTTTGACTTCCTGAATGTGCTGGTGGTCACGGATTACCGGGTGCATCAGCACTGGGTGCGGCCCGAGGCCGATTTGCTGCTGGTGCCGACCGCTGAAACTGGGCGTCAGATGGTCGAGCGCGGCATTCCTGAAGAGCGGGTGGTGGTCACGGGTATTCCGATTCACCCGCGTTACCGCGAACTGATCGGCGCAGACCAGACCGCCCTGCGCCTCAAGCACGGCCTCAAGCCGGACGTGCCGCTACTGCTGATGTCGGGCGGTGGGCAGGCCACTTACCGCAGCTTAGAAAAAGTCATCTCTCAGCTTGGCTTGCTGGGTCGGCCCGTGCAGGTGCTGGTGCTGGGCGGCAACGGCGCAAGCGGTGAGGTGGCTGTGGAGCAGCGTGGCCAAGCCAGCGTCTACCGGCTGGGCTTTACCAACGCCTTTGCCGAACTGCTGGCCGCTTCCGACTTGGTGGTGGGCAAAGCTGGAGGGCTGACGGTGGCCGAGGCGACCACACTGGGCGTGCCGATGATTATTTACGATCCGATTCCCGGACAAGAAGAGTACAACGCCGATTACTTGGTGCGCGGAGACGCGGCGATGTGGTGCAAGAGCTTGGCCGAAGTGCGCCCCGCCGTGATACGCGCTTTGGAGAGTACCGAACACGCCCGCCTGAGTGCCGGAGCTTTGCGCCTCAGCGTGCCCGACGCCGCCGACCGCGCAGCGCAGGCCATTCTTACGGCGTTCGCGGAGCGCCAGAAACGGTGA